The Pseudomonadales bacterium genome has a window encoding:
- a CDS encoding Rieske (2Fe-2S) protein — MTDVTALSRFPMPMPFGWFHVAYSDEIAVGESKPIHYFDQELVLFRAENGAAVVLDAYCPHMGAHLGYGINQEAGQGGRIEGESIVCPFHAWKINAEGQVVDVPYAKRIPPKVAAQPCIKSWPVTELNECIFVWYHPADEPPHYPVSAIKELNQERQQWSELKRFKWIVNTHMQEIAENGSDPAHFKYVHQTASFPDTEVSFEGHQRFGIFRSKMSTPRGDINGVIDSVSNGPGQGFVRYTGICETVQLGHVTPINRDTCEVNFAFAQQKIDGETPQGGVHAAIIKDICKQLEEDKPIWENKIYRALPILCDGDGPIFKFRKWMSQFYIDYKEN; from the coding sequence ATGACTGACGTCACAGCACTATCGCGGTTTCCCATGCCCATGCCGTTTGGCTGGTTTCATGTTGCCTATTCCGATGAAATAGCCGTGGGTGAATCCAAGCCCATACATTATTTTGATCAGGAATTAGTGTTGTTTCGCGCAGAAAACGGTGCGGCGGTTGTGCTTGATGCCTACTGTCCACATATGGGTGCGCATCTCGGCTACGGCATCAATCAGGAGGCCGGGCAGGGCGGCAGAATAGAAGGGGAAAGCATTGTCTGTCCCTTTCATGCTTGGAAAATTAATGCTGAGGGTCAAGTCGTTGACGTGCCTTATGCCAAACGCATACCGCCAAAAGTTGCTGCACAACCCTGCATTAAAAGCTGGCCCGTCACTGAGCTGAATGAGTGTATATTTGTCTGGTATCACCCGGCAGATGAGCCGCCGCATTATCCGGTTTCGGCTATTAAAGAACTCAATCAAGAGCGTCAGCAATGGTCAGAATTAAAAAGATTCAAATGGATTGTGAATACGCATATGCAAGAAATTGCAGAGAATGGTTCTGATCCGGCGCATTTTAAATACGTGCATCAAACGGCCAGCTTTCCCGATACTGAGGTCAGTTTTGAAGGTCATCAACGCTTTGGCATTTTCCGTTCAAAAATGTCGACACCACGGGGCGACATTAATGGCGTGATCGACTCAGTATCTAATGGCCCGGGCCAGGGCTTTGTGCGCTACACCGGCATATGTGAAACCGTGCAGTTAGGGCATGTGACGCCGATTAACCGTGATACCTGTGAGGTTAATTTTGCTTTTGCACAGCAAAAGATCGATGGTGAAACTCCTCAAGGCGGTGTTCATGCGGCAATCATTAAAGATATTTGTAAGCAACTTGAAGAAGATAAGCCAATTTGGGAGAACAAAATCTACCGTGCCTTACCCATTCTATGTGATGGCGATGGACCTATCTTCAAGTTCCGTAAATGGATGAGTCAGTTCTACATCGACTATAAAGAGAATTAA